CTAACCAACGTCGACCTAAAGTTATGCCCTTGAGTTTATATTCCTTGGGTGGCATATTTGCATGGTCTGGGACATTGAATACACGGATGAATTCGGAGACTGGTGGGGTGGTTTGGATGCAAAGGAGCAGTCTTCGGTAGCTGCCAGTGTTGATTTGCTGGAGCTGTTCGGGCCGGGGCTGCGCTTTCCTCATAGCAGCGATATCAAGGGCGCTCGACACGGCAACCTGCGAGAGCTGCGGGTACAGCATGCAGGACGACCTTATAGAGTGTTGTATGCCTTCGATTTTCGGCGCAGTGCAGTGTTGCTGATAGGTGGCGATAAAACCGCACAGCACCGTTGGTACCACGAGTACGTACCCTTGGCTGAAAAGCTGTACGACGTACATTTAGACATATTGCGTAAAGAGGGCCGTGACCATGGCTAAGAAATTCGCGGAACTGAAAGCTCGCATGACGCCCGAGTCGCGCGCCGATGCCGAACGGATATTCGAGCAACATTTGAAAGAAATGCCACTGCATGAGCTGCGCAAGGCTCAGCAGTTGAGTCAGGCAAGCCTGGCGAAGGCATTGAATATCAACCAGGCAGCGGTTTCGAAGATGGAGCGTCGAACTGATATGTACATCAGTACGTTGCGTGACTACATACGTGCGATGGGGGGCGAGTTGGAAATCATCGCAACCTTTCCGGATGGCCAGGTCAAGATTGACAACTTTGCCTGTTGAAGCCGCTGTGTTCTTCGCCAGAGTGGAACTGCTGCGGGAGCAAGCTCCCTCGCCACACAGGTGAAGTGTTGGCTCTGGCTGAACCGTGGTGTGCTCGACTCGGGCTATTCCCGTTGTTCCGAACGTGGCTAACGCCCGTCAGGATTCACCTTCCTTGCGGGCACTGTTTGTTACTATCGCCATCCCTTGCCACCAGGAGTCACCGGCCCATGCAACACCAGTGGGATGAAATGCACCGCACCCGCAAGCCCACATTCGTTCTATGTGGCGAGCCCCAGGGGGATGTGCTCAATCTCTATGTTCACGGTTACTCGGCCTTCTTCAACCGCCAGCAACTGGGCAATTTCAAGGCACAACTGGCGGGTATCGAAGGCTCAACCAACCTGATGCTGTTCTGGCCGGCGGGGCACTTTCTGGAAAACCTGTTTGCGCCGTTCAAGGATGTGATCGCTTCGATGCTCGGCGGTGGTGGCCTGGGCGCAGCGACGGTGGGCGTCGGTAGGGCGATTGCCTATTTTCTTGACCATTACAAAAGTGTCGAGGTGCGGGTCGATGAAGTGGCCAGGACCTTGTTGCCTGAACTGGCCGGCTACCTGCACGACGAGTCGCTGCCGGTGCGGCGCATCAACCTGATCGGTCATTCCCTGGGCGCACGTATTCTGGTCAAGAGTCTGTTGGCCAGCCCCGATATCGCCCGCGAGCTGCCGTTGAATAACCTGTTGCTGATGGGCGGGGCGATCTGTACGTCAAGCCCCTGGGATGACGTGTCGGCGCCGCTCAAGGGGCGGCTGATCAACTGCCATTCCAGCAAGGACTGGGCGCTGGCCTTGAAACCGGATAGCGAGCGCTGCATCGGCCGTTATGCGATTGACGTCACGCCTGCACTCAAGACCAAGGTCACCAATGTGCATCTGGCCAGCTTCGATCATGCCGCTTATTGGCCGCAATTGAAGACGGTGGTGCAGTACACCGACTTGCTGCAGGAGCGCCGTGGCCTGATCCGCGCGGACCTGCGCAGCAGCGAAGTGCGCTTTGCCGAAGAAGATGCCGAACTGTTCCCGGTGCTGGTGCAGGCGCGGCCCGAAGAGCTGAAGTTTTTAGCCGAGCTGATGGCGCAAAAGCGCAGTGCCTCGATCGACGCCAGTGTGCGTGAACCGCTGAAACTGGCCATCGAGTTGCAGCGCATGGGCGGTGATAGCTTCATGAACCTGGCCCGTGGTCACGGGGTGAGCTATCGCCAGATTGCCGAGGAGGTGGCGCAACGCCTGGGCATCAAGTTCGACGAGCCGCTTGAAAGCGTGGCGCTGGCGGATATCGAAGCGCAGGCCGCTGAAAAACTGATCGAGCAGTACAAGGACAAACTCAGCCGCGCCGACCGTCAGGCGTTCGACGCCGAACTCAAGGCCGCCGCGCAAAAAGAGCAGGGGGTGTTCACCCGCTTCGACGTGGGCCGTTCAGCCGCCACGGCCTTGAGCGGTACCGCGCTGGCCGGGCTGACCGGGTTTATCCTGCGTCGGGGTGCGGCCACGGCGATTCCGGTGGTGGGCCAGGCGCTGGCTGCGGCGATGTTGCTGGTCAGCGGCGTGCGAGCGTTTTCCGGCCCGGCGTATTCGATCACCACCTTGGCGGTATTGGTGGTTGGTGTGATTCGTCAGCGCATGGAGCGCGAGGCGCTGAACCAGGAGCTGGACCTGGTGGTGCAAGTGGTAGAGGCCTTTGATTTGCCGCGAGATACGGTGATGCGCACAGTCGCGTCCGACTGATAAGCTGCTGCCCAAGCCTAGTGTATTGTCTGGAATTGCGCGTGAAATTCAACCTGCCGAAAATCGCTACCGCCCCCTTCTGCCCGCCGGAAGTGGCCGGCTCTGTTGCCGTTGACCCCAAGGCGTCGTTTTTCAAGCGCATGTTGATGTTCGCCGGCCCCGGCTTGTTGATCTCCATTGGCTACATGGACCCGGGCAATTGGGCGACCGCCATTGAAGCCGGTTCACGCTACGGCTACAGCCTGCTATTTGTGGTGCTGCTGGCCAGCCTTGCGGGGATGGCGGTGCAGTGCCTGTGCTCACGGCTGGGCATCGCCACTGGCAAGGACCTGGCGCAGCTGTGCCGCGAGCGTTACAGCAAGCGCTCCTCACGTACCCAGTGGCTGTTGGCGGAAATCTCCATCATCGCCACCGATCTTGCCGAAGTGCTCGGTTGCGCCCTGGCGTTTCACCTGCTGCTTGGCGTGTCGCTGACCACCGGCATTGTCATCACCGCCTTCGACACGCTGTTGATCCTGGCCCTGCAAAACCGCGGCTTCCGCCGCCTTGAAGCGATCATGCTGGCGCTGGTGGCGACCATCGGCGTGTGCTTCTTTATCGAACTGGTGCTGATCAAACCCTACTGGCCCGACGTGCTCAGCGGTTTCACGCCTTCACTGTCGGCGATCAGCGACGCGGCGCCGTTGTACCTGGCAATCGGCATCCTTGGCGCCACGGTCATGCCCCATAACCTCTACCTGCACACCTCCATCGTGCAGACGCGCCTGATCGGCAAGGACCTGGCGAGCAAGCAGGACGCGGTCAAGCTGGCGCGTATCGACACCATCGGTTCCCTGGCCCTGGCCCTGTTGGTCAACGCAGCGATCCTGGTGCTGGCCGCTGCGGCGTTCTACAAGACGGGCCATACCGATGTGGTGGAAATCCAGGACGCCTATCACCTGCTCGACCCACTGGTAGGTGGCGCCTTCGCCAGCATCCTGTTCGGTATCGCGTTGCTGGCATCGGGGCAGAGTTCGACCTTTACCGGCACCATTGCCGGGCAAGTGATCATGGAGGGCTACCTGAACCTGCGCATACCCTGCTGGCAACGCCGCCTGATCACTCGCGGACTGGCGTTGATCCCGGCGTTCCTTGGGGTATGGCTGATGGGCGACGATGCCATTGGCAAGCTGCTGATTCTCAGCCAGGTGGTACTCAGCCTGCAGTTGCCGTTCGCGCTGTATCCACTGATTCGCATGACCGGTGACAAGCAGTTGATGGGGCCTTTCGTCAATCGACTGCCCACGCGGCTGTTGGCGTGGTTCCTGTTCGCGGTGATCAGTGGGGCGAATGCGTGGTTGATTGGGCAGTGGTTGTTTTGATCTGCCGATCCCAATACGGCACCGTCCCAAAACACTCCACGAAATAGTCGATCACCGTACGCACTTTCAACGACAATCTCCGGCTGCCCGGCCACAGTGCGGCTATCTGCTGGGGCTCCAGGGTGGTCGCCACTTCATATTCAGTCAGCACGGCCTGCAAACTGCCGGCGCGCAGGCTTTCGCCAATCAGCCAGGACGGAAACACCACCAGGCCCAGGCCCTGTTCGGCGGCGTGGGTCAGGGTGTCGGCGTGGTTGCCGGTGATCGGGCCCTTGACGCTGTAGGAGGTCCAGTCACTTTGGCCGCGCCGGAAGAACCAGCGTTGCTGGCCCGTGATGCCTTTGTAGGCCAGGCAGTGGTGGTCGACCAGTTCGTCGGGGTGGCGCGGCGTGCCGTGTTGCGCCAGGTAGGCGGGGCTTGCGGCGATGCGAAAGCGCTGGGGCGCGAAGATGCGTGCCTGCATACCCGAATCATTGAGCACGCCAATGCGAAACAGCAGGTCGGTGCCGTCTTGCAGTGGGTCGACGAAGGTGTCGGTTTGCTGGATATCCAGTTGCAGCTTCGGGTAGCGCCGGCACAGTTGCCCCAACCACGGTGAAAGGTGGCGCTGGCCGAATACCATCGGCGCGTTGATACGCACCAGCCCGCTGGGCTCACTGTCTTGTTCCTGCAGGGCTTGGTTCGCCGTTTCCAACTGCTCCAGTACCAGCCGCGCGTGACGCCCCAGCAGGCGCCCGGCTTCGGTGGGGCTTACGGCGCGGGTGTGGCGGTACAGCAATTGCTGGCCGAGGGCCTGTTCCATCAGTTGAATTTGCCGCGAAATGGAGGAGGGCGCCAGGCTTTCTCGGCGGGCCACTTCGGAAAAACTGCCATGGTCCAGCACGGCGACGAACAGGCGCAGCGCCTTGAAACTCAGCTCATTCAAACTCTGCATCATCTCTCCTGGCTGTGCGTATTGCGCAAAGGTGTTGTTTGTATGCTCCCATTTATCGCACAGTACGGCCACCGGATAATGCGCGCCATGTTTTCTTTGTCGATGCGCAGGTGATCTATGCAGGCACGTTCTATCGAAGGTGTGGCGCAGGCCAGACCTAACAAAAATTTTCTGCGGTTGCTGTTGTTGCCGTTGGTAATTCTGGCGGGCATGGGCCTGTCCTTGGAGGCTGGCCTGCTCGGGCCATTGGGCGCGCAGGTCGGGCATTTGTGGGCGACCTTGAGCATCTTCGGCGTCGGCACCGCGATTCTCCTTCTACTGCTGCTGTTCAGCGGCCCGCAGAAGGGCCCGGCGTTCACCGAACTGCCGCGCTGGCAGTTGATTGGCGGACTTTTGGGGCCGATGTACGTGGTGGTGTTGACGCTGGCCACGCCCCATATCGGTATCGCGATGACCATGATTGCGATTTTGTCGGGGCAGGTGGGCAAGAGTGTGTTGATCGACCACTTCGGCTGGTTCGGCACGGCGCGCAAGCGCGTCAATGGCGAGCGCTGGATTGCATTGGCGTTGATTGTGGCGGCGCTGGTTCTGATTGCACGAGGGTAAGACGATGAATCTGATGATGTTACTGGTGGTGGTGATTGCAGCGGGGGCGGTGTTGAGTGTGCAGGCCGCCATCAACGGGCGTCTGGGCCAGGCGGTAGGCGTATTGCGCAGCAGCCTGCTGACCTTTGCCGTCGGCGCGCTCACCACGGCGTTGTTGATATTCTTCTTCGAGCCGGCCCACGCCGTCAGCCTGCTGGATGTGCCGAAATGGCAATTGACCGGCGCCTTGTTCGGCGTGGTGTACATGCTGGTGATGGTCGGCGCGGTGCCTGTGGTTGGCACGGCGGTCGCCACGGTGGCGGTGATTGTCGGGCAATTGGGCATGGGCATGCTGATCGACAACTTTGGCTGGCTGGGCAACCCGGCGATCGAATTGTCGGGCAGCCGCATCGTGGCGATGCTGTGCCTGGCGCTGGCACTGGTGTTCATGTACCGCAGCAATACCCGGGCGGCCGACTGACGGCGCTGAACCTTGGCGCTCTGCGTGGAGTCACTGCTTAAGGTGTGGCGTTCGCTGCACCGGGACGACCATGAAGAAGGAGTCTGACCATGCCAGATAAAACCTGTGCTTGCCCACATTGCAAATGCGTACTGGGTGCCGATGCGATCATGAAGGACGGTAAGGGTTATTGCTGCCAAGGCTGTGCCGAGCACCATGCCCACGGTGAGCCCTGCGCCGCCGCGACCGGCTGTGAGTGCGCCAAGTCGGCCCGCACCTGACGTGATCTACCTGCAGGCTCGGACAACCCGGGCCTGCCGGGTGAGTAAAAACAGTTCGCTTGTCGGCGGCCAGTCTTTACCATGGTCGCCTTTCCCTTGATTGACATATACCCGCCATGGCCCTGGCTGCGCCCCCCGACCTCAGCGATCAAGCCGTCCCAGTGCAGCCCCTGGCACGCACGTACCCGCGTGGGTTGTATGTGGAACCCCATCGCCATGATTGGGGCCAGTTGCTCTATGCGATGAGCGGCGTGATGTGGGTCGAGACGCCCCGTGAAGCCCTGATAGTTGCGCCGCAGCGCGCCGTGTGGTTGCCGCCGGGAGTCGAACACGGCATCCGTGTTGTCTCCGACTTGCAGATGCGCAACATCTACCTGCGCCCGGCGTTGGCGGCGACGCTGGACAGTCAGGTGCAGGTGATTGAGGTGGGCCGGTTATTGCGTGAATTGATCGTGACGTTAGTGGAGCAGGTCGATCACGCCGATGCCGGCTACTACGAGGCGCTCGTTGGCCTGGCCCTGTTGGAGCTGCAACGGGCACGCCGCTCGCAAATCCGTATCGTCATGCCGGTGGCGACTGATCGTCGGCTAAGCAGTGTATGCCGGGCGGTCATGGCTGCGCCGTCCCTGGACATCCCTTTCGAGCAGCACGCCGAAACTGTCGGTGCCAGCGTGCGCACCCTGGCGCGGTTGTTCCAGAACCACCTGGGCATGGGCTTCGCGCAGTGGCGGCGCCAAGTGCAGTTGGCGACGGCGGCGGCGGAACTGATCCAGGGCCGGTCGGTGAGCGGCATTGCTCGTGCCCTGGGGTATTCGCCCAGCAGTTTCAGCGACATGTTCCGCCGTGAATTGGGTGTATCGCCTTCGCAGTACACGGGTTGGCCGAAATCCTGAAGCACTTGGCCGATGCCGAAGCCAGTCGCACCTTAAGCTGAGCCCATCAATCAACCGGGCGTAGTCACCATGAACTATCTGATTTCCTTGGCCATCGGCCTGTTTGTCGGCGTGATCTACGGCGCGCTGGGCTTCCGTTCGCCCGCACCGCCGGCCATTGCTCTGGTGGGGCTGATGGGCATGCTGCTCGGCGAACAGTTGTGGCCCATGGGGCGGCAGTTGGTCAGCGGTTGGTTGTCCTGAGCCTTTTCTTCTTCGACGGATGCCTTTAATGAAAGCACTACAATTTAGCGCCAGTGGCGACCTCGCCGACCTGCGCCTGGTCGATGTTGCCATGCCCGTACCGTCTGCCGATGAAGTGCTGGTCCAGGTCAAAGCCGCCGGTCTGAACCCCAGCGATGTGAAAAACGTACTCGGCCGGTTTCCCTACACCACGCTGCCGCGCATTCCCGGGCGCGATTTTGCCGGGGTGGTGGTCGAAGGTCCGCCAGCCTTGCTCGGTCAGGAAGTCTGGGGCACCGGTCGCGACCTGGGCTTTTTTGCTGACGGCTCCCATGCCCAATACCTTCGGGTATTGGCCACAGGCGTGGCGCCCAAGCCCGGTCACTTGAGCTTCACCCAGGCCGCGGGCCTTGGCGTGCCGTATACCACGGCCTGGGATGCGCTGGAACGCAGTGGTGTGGGCAAGGGCACGCGGTTGCTGGTGATCGGCGCCAATGGTGCCGTTGGCAGCGCGGCGTTGGCACTGGCGAAGCTTCGTGGTGCGCAGGTGCTGGCAGCGGTGCGTCGCCCTGATCAGGTGGATGTCTTACAGGCGCAAGGCGTGGAGGCGATTGCCCTGGGCCAACCGCAGGAACTGGGCGTACAAGTGCACGCCGTGTTCAAGGGCGGCGCCGAGGTGATCTTCGATACCAGCGGTTTCTGGCTGCCCGCAGCAGTGGCGGGGTTGGCGCCTTTCGGCCGTATCGCAATCATTGCCGCACCGGTTGACGGCCACGTGCAACTGCCGGCTCTGGCGCTGTATCGCAAGGGGGGGACGGTGGTAGGCGTCAATTCGTTGCTCTATAGCTGTGAGCAATGTGCGGTGATGTTAGGGGCGTTCGGGCGGTTCTTTGATGAGGGGTTGTTGCCGTTGCCCACCGGCCTGCGCGAAGTGGCGTTGGCTGATGGAGTTGAGTGTTATGAGCAAGTGAACAGCGGCAGCCCGGACAAATTCATCCTGCTGCCGTGACATCGTCGCAAATGTGGGAGGGGGTAAGCCCCTCCCACTTCAGATCTTTACTCGACCTCGGGTACGCCTTTTTCCCACGCCGACCACTGATTCACAATCGCCTGTACCAGCGGATTGCCCGTGCGGTACAGGTTTTCCAGTGCCGGTACAAAGCCGCCCTGGTCCGCATACTTGAGCAAGTTGTCGACCTCGCTGTAACCCGGATAAGGCCGGTCAAAATCGGAGCCTGCGCGCACCACGGCCAGGCGCTGGATATCCACCAGGCCCTCACGGCTGGCGCGCAGCAGGGCTTCATAAGTGGAGTTGTCCTCCTGCTGGGTGGTGCAGTATTCGCCTTTATTGTCGGTGAGCAACTTGGTCCAGACTTCGGCGCGTTCGCTCAGGCGGGTGCCGGAAAACCAGGTATTGCCCGCCAGCGTGTCGCAGCGCGTGACTTGCGGCGGCTGGTTGGCCGGGGCGTCGGGATAGTGCTTGCGCCAGGCGGCGGATTCTTTGCTTTCGGTCAGCTCCACCTTGTGCGACAAGGCAAACGCCTTGGCTTGCAGCTTTGGGTTGAGCTCGAATACTTCGGTCTTGTAGTCCAGCGGTGGCTTTTCGTTGGGCCCCTTGGTGTTGATGCCGATATAACCGGTCGGCCAGTCCTTGGGCGCATCCCGTGAATCCAGCTCCCACTGGGTGCCGAACTCCACCAGGTAATGGGCCCAGGCGGCGGTGCCGATGGTGCCGTGCTTGGGGCTGATACCGGCGATACCGGCGATCAGGAAATAGCTCTGGCGCAGGTCGAATTTGGGCGACAAGGCCAGGGCCAGGGTCGACGCAGCGGCGTTGGTCTGGCCCATGCCGGTTACCAGCAGGCATACGTCCTGGGTGTTGCAGCGAATCACCGGGTACTCGGCAGACAGCCCTGGCACGCGTACTTCCTGCTTGAGTTCCAGGCGGTCGATCCAGGTTTGCGCCTCGGGGGCGAACATGGTGATCAACATCACCTTGGGCTTGATCGGTGCGGGGTTATCCGCCAGCACTACGTGGGGCAGCAGGGCGAGGCCGACGGCCAGCGAGATACGAGTCAGTGCGTTCATGTACAGCTCCTTGATCAGAATTGGTAACCCACGCCGGCGTAGTAACCCCAGCCATCAGAGCGGGCGCGGAAGTTGCCTTCGCCGAAATTCAACTCGCTGCCGTCTTCCCAGTTGCCACCGTTGTGAAAGTAGCGACCCACCAGGGTAAAGCGCAGGTGGGTGAACGCGTACAGCAACACGTTGGTAGCCACCAGGGAATTGGCGGTGCGCGCCGGGTTGTCCTTGTGCAGGTCCGAGCCGAAGTCGTAGTTGGTAAAGCCGATATAGGTCAGCGAAGCACCGTTGTCGAACTTGCCGATGGGCACGATGTACTTCATCTGCGCGCGGTAGCCATCCCAGGAATATTCATTGCTGGCGCCGTAGTTTTCCCACTGGTAGCGGCCATAAAAGTTGGCCGACAGGTTGACCCGCGAGTGGGTGTCGATATCGGTGCCCAGGCCGCTGTACAGGGTATTGGCGCGGTTTTCCTTATGGCTGCCGTGATCGTAGATCCAGTCAAAGGCCACATACCACTCCTTGAACGGGCCGATCGCCAGGCTGCGCCCTGCGAGGTAGTCGATGGAGATCCGCGGTTCATGCTCCATGAATACCGGCGAGCCATGGTCCCATACACCTTTGTCATTACTGTTACCGATGGTGAGGATCTTCGGCACGTCGATATAGCCGTACAGCTCAAAGGGCCCCTTGCGCCCGAAGTACTCGTACTCCAGGTAGACGTCATCCTGGGGCTTGGGGCCGAAGCTGATGTCTTTGCTGCCGATCAGCGTCAGGTCCTGGTTGAACCACTCCGACAGGTAAACGCCTTTTTTCGCCGGTGGGCTGGCCTCAGGGCTAAGGGTTTCGCCCTGGGCTGAATCATCGACGGGCTTTTGCTGCGCCAAAATGGGGCCACTGAGTACTCCCGTAACGGCGGCCAGTAGCAGGGAAACACCAAGGCAAGCACGAGGCTTAGAGGTGGGATGCATTGAAAGTCCTTATTCGTACGCGGTTTAACCCGATTCGTCGGGTAGGGCTGAACTTGGCTGCCAAGTTCGTTCCGCAAACGTTTGCACAGGCTGTACCAACTTGTGCCAATGGCTTGAACTGTTTGGAAAAAATGCGAATTAGCCGACGCTTTGGTCAGAAAACCAGCGGGTTACATGTCATCCTGTGCACACCCACTGGAGCACCCATATGTTCGATCACTATCTGCGCGCCTGGAGCTTGAGTGCCGATGGCGAGCCTATCGTTACGCCTGGCAGTCACCTTTTGCCGGTGCGCTGGCAAGGCATGGCGGCGATGTTGAAAATTGCCCATACCTCGGAAGAAAAGCTTGGCGGTCGTTTGTTGAGTTGGTGGGCAGGCGACGGCGCGGCGCAGGTGTTTGCCCATGACCACACCGCAGTATTGATGGAGCGCGCCACTGGGCCAGGTTCCTTGATGCGCATGGCCCTCAATGGCCAGGACGACGAAGCCAGCCAGATCGCCTGCGCTACCGTGGCCCGACTGCATGCGCCCCGCGCATCGCCGCCCGAGGGTTTGCTTGGGCTGGATGAATGGTTCAATGCCTTGTGGAACGCCGCCGAGCGCGAAGGTGGCGTGCTACGCGATTGCGCGGCGATGGCCCGTACCTTGTTGGCGGCGCAACAGGATAGGGTGGTGCTGCACGGAGATATCCATCACAACAATATTCTCGACTTCGGCCCTCGGGGCTGGCTGGCGATTGATCCAAAACGGGTGGTGGGTGAGCGCGGCTACGATTACGTCAACCTGATCTGCAATCCGGATTTGCCTACTGCTAGCGACCCGCAGCGTTTCAGCCGCCAGGTCGAGGTGATTACGCAGGCGGCGGGGCTGTCGCGCACGCGTCTGCTGCAATGGGTGGTGGCTCACGCTGGGCTGTCCGCCGCCTGGTTTCTGGAAGATCAGGAACGCGAACGCGCCGAGGCTGAGTTGCGGGTGGCTTGCCTGGCGCAACAGGCACTGGGTCAATAGGTGAGCTTGGCGCGTGGTGGTTGATTGGCGATGGAGTTGAATAAATGCAATGCAGTCTGCCGCCGGTATTCGCTCGGCGTCTGATGCATTTCGATGCGAAAATGGCGGTTGAAATTGGACAGGTTGGCGTAGCCCACTTCAAAGCAGATATCCGCCACCGACATCTGGCTTTGCAACAACAACCGGCAGGCACGTTGCACGCGGAACTTGCGCATCAGGTCGATAAAACCGTGGCCGGTGTTGCGCTTGAAAAAACGCGAGAAGCCCGGCTCGCTCATCTCCAATTGCCGCGCAATGTCCGATAGGCGCACGTCGCCGGTCAGTTCGCGCATCAGGTAATCGAAGGCTTTGTTGATGCGATCGGCGCTGCGTGCATCCAGGGTGGGTGCGTAGTACGGGCTGGCCA
This genomic stretch from Pseudomonas synxantha BG33R harbors:
- a CDS encoding aminoglycoside phosphotransferase family protein gives rise to the protein MFDHYLRAWSLSADGEPIVTPGSHLLPVRWQGMAAMLKIAHTSEEKLGGRLLSWWAGDGAAQVFAHDHTAVLMERATGPGSLMRMALNGQDDEASQIACATVARLHAPRASPPEGLLGLDEWFNALWNAAEREGGVLRDCAAMARTLLAAQQDRVVLHGDIHHNNILDFGPRGWLAIDPKRVVGERGYDYVNLICNPDLPTASDPQRFSRQVEVITQAAGLSRTRLLQWVVAHAGLSAAWFLEDQERERAEAELRVACLAQQALGQ